One region of Jatrophihabitans sp. genomic DNA includes:
- a CDS encoding lantibiotic dehydratase C-terminal domain-containing protein: MNDNQSGQGVLDDGDSWISLHVFYAANSNPVLVHCIGPLVAELRERGLLSKWFFIRYWLEGPHTRIRLLPAPDADPDEVRRIAESAIAAYLKRRPALYEEDRNNSDDLYKNMFLAEYSQERWDELYGEDGRMPFRDNNSVAEIAYEREYSRYGGPVGMALAESHFERSSDHVLSLLASTNVHVRTVLLGQAAQLTLTLCLTFLPDEAAVAQFLVRYRTMWETSYQEPSDSQHEKFDNSYDRMSERFVQRLRQLRAVARGEQPAPTPAEQSWLAHCVELREQTLRHAEAGELSFRDGVVTDPQAALAIVLSSYVHMTNNRLGISILDEIYLSYVIVKGLAELAPAAVAS; the protein is encoded by the coding sequence CTGCACGTGTTCTACGCCGCGAACTCCAATCCCGTGCTGGTGCACTGCATCGGCCCGCTGGTGGCCGAGCTGCGCGAACGCGGCCTGCTGAGCAAGTGGTTCTTCATCCGGTACTGGCTGGAGGGCCCGCACACCCGGATCAGGCTGTTGCCTGCCCCGGACGCCGATCCCGACGAGGTGCGCAGGATCGCCGAGAGCGCCATCGCGGCCTACCTCAAGCGACGTCCGGCGCTGTACGAGGAGGATCGCAACAACAGCGACGACCTCTACAAGAACATGTTCCTGGCCGAGTACAGCCAGGAGCGGTGGGACGAGCTGTACGGCGAGGACGGGAGAATGCCGTTCCGCGACAACAACAGCGTCGCCGAGATCGCCTACGAGCGCGAGTACAGCCGCTACGGCGGCCCGGTCGGGATGGCTCTGGCCGAGTCCCACTTCGAGCGTTCCAGCGATCACGTCCTGTCGCTGCTGGCCAGCACGAACGTGCACGTGCGCACCGTGCTGCTCGGGCAGGCCGCGCAGCTCACCCTGACGCTGTGCCTGACCTTCCTGCCCGACGAGGCGGCCGTCGCTCAGTTCCTCGTCCGGTACCGCACGATGTGGGAGACCTCCTACCAGGAGCCCAGCGACTCCCAGCACGAGAAGTTCGACAACAGCTACGACCGGATGTCGGAGAGGTTCGTCCAGCGGCTGCGCCAACTGCGGGCCGTCGCCCGGGGCGAGCAACCGGCGCCGACGCCCGCGGAGCAGTCCTGGCTGGCGCACTGCGTGGAGCTGCGCGAGCAGACACTGCGCCATGCCGAGGCTGGTGAGTTGAGCTTCCGGGACGGCGTGGTGACCGACCCCCAGGCCGCCCTGGCGATCGTGCTCAGCTCGTACGTGCACATGACGAACAACCGGCTCGGAATCAGCATCCTGGACGAGATCTACCTGTCCTATGTGATCGTCAAGGGCCTGGCCGAGCTGGCGCCGGCGGCGGTCGCCTCGTGA